The DNA segment GCTTGACAGAAGATTTAACTGCAACAAAAATTGCGGAAAAGTCAGCTGATTATAAAATTACAAATGCAGAATTACAATCCATCACTTCTCCAGTTTCCGTAACGAACGATTTAGAGTCCAACAATCAATTAACTAACCATGAAAAAGATGTCATGAGCGCAGCAGTGGTTATTTTAACACTCGTTATTTTTATTTTTGTCATGAGTTATGCAAACATCGTTGCTTCTGAAATCGCTACTGAAAAAGGGACGCGAATAATGGAAGTTATATTATCTAGTGTCTCAGCAACGACCCACTTATTTGCCAAACTTACAGCAATTATTTTTATGCTTTTGACTCAAATTGGCTTCTATATATTGTGTGGTGCGGTGGTTTTAGTTGCCGGCCGAAATACAGAAATGGTTCAAAATATTTTAGATCAAATCGCTGTCTTCAAAGCATATTACTTAGTACTTAATTTATTATTTGTTATTTTAGGTTTATTATTGTACATTTTACTTGCAGCCATGATAGGCTCGATGGTACCGAATGTAGAAACAGTTGCTCAATTTATTTATCCGATGACAATTCTTGCTATTATAGGCTATTGGGGTTCAATTGCAGCGGCAAATGCACCAGATAATTTACTTGTCATTATCGGATCGTATATTCCAACATTTTCACCGATGATGATGCTAGCACGAATGGATTTATTATCAGTTTCAACAATTGGAATCTTTAGTTCCCTCGCGATTTTACTACTCAGCGTTATTGGTGCTTTTTTCCTAACCGTCCGTCTTTACCAAGGAAATGTACTCCTATACAGTAATGAAGGCTTATGGAAAACATGGAAAACTTCACTATCTTATGCAAAAAGAAAATAGAGAAAGTTGGTATAATATGCAAATTAGATTATCTAAACGAGAAGATGCAGCTTCCATGATAGAATTAGAACATTTAGTATGGACACCTGGAACAACTCCAGGAGAAATCCATTTTAATAATGAAGCTGAATTTTTACTTAAAAATCCACCCGGTTCTAAAATAGTCGTAGTAGAAGCGGATAAAGTAATTGGTATTCTTGGATATAAATCTCCCATTCCACTCCCGTCTAATAAACATGTGGTCGAAATAGATATTGCGGTCCATTCAAACTTTCAGCGCGCTGGTATTGGACAGATCTTAATGGACAAAATGAAAGAAATAGCACAAGAAAAAGGCTTTATTAAAATTTCATTACGTGTGTTATCCATTAATAAAAAAGCCATCCGTTTTTATGAAAAAAATGGTTTTAAACAAGAAGGTTTACTAAAAAAAGAGTTTATCATGCAAGGTGAATTTGTCGATGATATCTTGATGGCTTATTTTCTCTAACAAAAGTCCTGTTTCCATAAAAAAACCATGACTATATAATCATTTTCGCGATAAAGCGTTTACATTTTTCTATAACGGCTATATATGTAATACAACAAACAATAAAAGGTGATGCGAATGACAAAAATTTGGTGTACAAGCTGATTTTTTCTCAGCTTTGTCATATGCCGGCAAACGTCTGGTGAAGGATTTTAGTGTCAAAGGACAGATGGTTAGCTTACAGGAGGAAGGCGAGGAGTATACGCCGCGTCAGGGACTATATGCTAACTTAAGTTCTAGGGAGACGGAATTTCGTTACGTCGCTCATTTATCAATATTATCATCCTCACTACATTGGTAAATAAGCGAATAAAGTATCGTATCATTTATGGCCACTATTTAAACAAGTTACGGGCGCTCATTTATTCGCAAGTTTGAATATCTTGAGAAGTAAGTAGTAAGATAAATAATTCGCCTACTTGTTTGAAAATGCCTCACCGTTTTCCGAATGTTGTATGTTTATTCAGAAACATCCAGACATGGTCCGGCCCATCAGATGAGTGGCAAGACAAGCTCATCCGAAAAGAAAAACCTCGTGTGACGAAATCGTCGCACGAGGTTTTTTGATTAAGAAAACAAGATGGAGATATTGTTATCGTAAAATTTTTGAATGACTAAGTGGCATTTCTCAAATTCTTTAGCTTCTAGATGTATTACTAATTTTTCTAATGCCTCAGCAATGTCCGTAGTAAAGTCCCTGAAAAAAAGCTTTTCTCTCATATTTCGCAGTGTTTGACTAAGAATATCGATATTCTTCTCCATAGCTGGCATTTCTGTATAGTGAATCATACAAGCATAAAAATTTTTCACATGATTAATAAATACATTGGTGTCTTGCTCCGCGACTGCTAATTTTATATAAACTAACTCTTTGCGAAGGCACGTAGCGCATATTTCTGCGTCTTTTTCTTGTAATTTCTGTACTGCATAATTTAGATGAAAAAAAGCTAACTTTAAACGTGATTTTTCGCGATGTTCAGCTTCACTGTTTACTGCTACTGAAAAACCATTTTCTCCGATATTTTTACATAGAATACCACTCTTATGTAAACAATGGAGCGCACTAAAAGCTACTCGTTTGCTGACCTGAAATCGTTTCATGATGTCTTCTATGTCCACTTTTTCGCCATTTTCCAAAGTGTTAGTCATTATCTCATTCTTGATTTCTCCATAAATAGGATCTGCAACAAATCCACTTTTCTCCATAATTTGAACCTCTTTAATTTTTATTGCTTTCAATGTTATATTTTACACGAAAAAACTCTTTTTAGATATGACTTTTCCGAAAAAAAATTATGTACATTCTGTTACAATAAAACATCTTTACCACTGATTTAGTACTGCTTTATTATGTATTATCATAGTTCCCTTAAACATTCATTACTTCTCTCTCCATATAAAAAGTAGAGCTAGAAAGCCCTACTTTTTATTTATTCTACTGCAGTTCAATCATTAAGTCGCCTTTTCTCAAGCGTTCTTTCTTAATTAGAATGGGCCTGACAATAAGTGCAATAACACCTGGCAAGACAACTGCCACCAAAATAAAAGCAGCAAGTGTGCTGAATCCATAATTTGCTATTAAATAAAGTGGTGCAACGAAAGCGCATAAGCCGAGACCAGCAACTTCATTAGCAGCTTGGATATGAAATACCATCACACCAAGAGGTCCTGCAATCAGTGTTGTCAGTAATGGCACTAACATGAGACTAGGCTTTCTAATAATGTTCGGTGTTTGTAATTTCGGTGTGCAGATAAGCTGAGCAAAAAATGCACCCCAGTTATTATCTCGATAGCTCAACACCGCAAATGATACAAATTGAACCGAACAACCAATCAATGCCGCAGCACTTGCTGTTGGATCAAGTTGAAGCGCAATCGCTAGCGCAGCAGATGAAGCCGGGCTGAGAATTAATAGTCCAAAAACAAAAGCAATAACCATGGATGAAATCAGCGGTGAACCACCAATTAACGAGCTAATTCCTAGACTCACAGAAGCTAAAACTGGCGCCATAATTTTTGCAAATAAAATACCGCTAAGTCCTCCTGCTAAAAGTGATACTCCGGGGATTAAAATCATATCAAATTTCGTCTTCCCAGTTACCCTTTTTCCAGTCCAAACTGCCACAATAACAGCCAAAATTGCTCCAACTGGTTCGCCAGTAGTAATACCAACTCCACCACCAGCTAAAGTTACGACTGCTCCACCGCCAATAACAGCTGATGCGGCCGCGCTTATCGTCACGAGTGTATTCGCATGCAAACACATGGCTATACCCACGCCAATTCCTGGAATCAACATCGTTTTACCAATTGCGCCAACAGTTACAAGAAATGAAATTCCTGTCATTTGACCAATCGTTTGCAAAAGAAGCCCAATTCCAAGTGTTACAAGAACTGCATTCGCAATTCCCATAGAAGCCTTATAAGAACGATCAATAAAATATTCCTTCATTGTTTCTCCCTTTCTAAAATGTATTCTTTCTCATTGTAATCACTACACCTAAAAAAAGCTAGATATTTTTACTGATTTTCTTTTAAAAAAGTTAAAAAAGTTTCTGCAATCCGATTTTCTAGTTTTTGTTTATTTTGTAATAACGAAAATTTCCGCATTAAACTACCCGCTTCATTAAAAGTCCGTAATTTTCCTTCTGCAATTTCATGTTTAACCACACACCTAGAAATTATCGTATATCCCATCCCCTCAAGTACCATTTGTTTGACTGCCATGTTACTCCAAGCAACCACTCTTTCAACAACATTCCAACCATTTGTACTTAAAACATGGTCCAAATACTCTCGTGTTCCAGAACCTTCCTCTCGCGCAATCCATGTAGCTCCTTGTTTGATTTCTGTTAACGAACCATTCGCTCTTCCGACAATACACATTTCGTCATCTGAAAAAGCACTTATTTCCATCTCTTTTTTGTTCATTTGACCTTCAATAAGACCGATATCGACTTGAAGCATTTCAACTTTATCAGCAATTTTCGCTGTATTTTCAATGATTATTTCTATGGTTATGTCGGGATAAAGCGCATGAAATTTTGCTATTAAAGTTGGTAAATAGTATTCTCCTATCGTAAAGCTAGCACCAATTCGAAGTCGTCCTTTTAAATGATGGTGATATAAACTAATCTCCTCCTCTACCTGTTTGTACAATCCTTCTAGTTGCTTGGCACGATGGTATAGCATTTCTCCTGTATCTGTCAAAATGAATTTCTTAGCTTGGCGATAAATAAGTTCCGTATCGTAAGTCTCTTCTAATTTTTTTAGTTGTAAAGATACTGCCGGCTGTGAAATATGTAATTCTTGAGCTGCTTTCGTAAAACTTTGCAATTCTACTACTCTTATATACGTACGTAAAGCTTCGTCCAAATTGGTCCCCTCCATAAATAAAACTTATTAATAATATAATTAATATAAATTTTACTAATAAAATAAGAAATGGTAAAGTAAAAGCATAAAAGAAAGGAGAATGGATATGAATCAAATTTTATTTAAAACGAAAACTTTTTGGTATGGTATTGCGCTTACTTTCTGTATCGCTACCCTATCTTATTTTTTGGCAAAATTACCCTTTTTAATGATTCTTGGGCAACTTGTTACTGCAATTTTAATCGGAATTATTATTCGTGCTCTTTTTCCAGTCCCTGATAAATGGTTCACAGGTATTCAGTTTTCCAATAAAGTAATTCTTCGTGCTGGGATTATATTACTTGGTTTTCGCTTAAACTTAGTCGATATTTATCATGCGGGATGGCGCGTATTTCTAATCGCTGCGTTATGTCTTAGTTTTGGGATTGCCGTTGTTTACTTTTTAGCAAAACTTTTTGGAGTGGATAAAAAACTAGCTATCCTTGTTGCATGTGGTACGGGAATTTGCGGGGCAGCAGCTGTGGTTGCTATTTCTCCACAAGTCAAAGCGAATAATAATCAAACAGCAGTAGCCGCAACCATTATCGCACTTCTAGGAACTATTTTTACAGTGGTTTACACTTTAATTTATCCAATTCTACCACTCGGACCAAATGGATATGGTATTTTTTCAGGAGCTACACTTCATGAAATTGCGCATGTTATTGCTGCAGCAGATCCAGGTGGAACAGCTGCTGTAGATATGGCGGTTATTGTTAAACTAACACGCGTCGCATTACTGGTTCCTGTATGCTTCGTTGTTGCAAAAATGGTAAACGTTGGGACTAAAAATCGCTTTTCTTGGGCAGAACTTCCCGTACCATGGTTCATTTTCGGTTTTCTAGCTACAAGTGCAATTAATAGTTTTGGAATTATTCCTACATCAATTACTGATTTTCTAGTTATCTGTGCTTATTTTCTTATCGCTATGTCAATGGGCGGTCTTGGATTAAATGTCCACTTACCTTCTTTTGGAAAAATGGGTGGAAAGCCTTTTGCAGCAGCGTTTATTGGTTCTATATTGCTCTCTCTATTTGGCCTAGCGTTAGTACTTTTGTTTCATTTAGCAGGTTAAGTTTTCCTCGTCGTCTCGATTTGTGATACAATAACAAGCACGAGGTGACTATTTCATGACGAAAGCAATTTGGACTTGCCGAGTGTTCTTACTCGGATACTTTCTTGTTCTGCATTTCACTGCAGATACTTACACATTTCTTATTCTAAATGTCGGGCTTGCTTATATACCTTTCGAAATAGCAGTATTTCTCACAAAAAAACCTCGCGTCTGGTGGATTTTTTGGCCACTTGGTATTGTTTGGTTAGTATTTTTCCCAAATGCACCTTATCTTCTAACTGATTTACTTCATTTACAACGATTAGAAATTTACGGAGCAGAAGGAATACTTTCAACAGCACCTTGGTTATGGCGACATTTCACTTATATTATCGTGGGTGTGTTCTTTGGATTATTTATTGGATTTTGGTCTTTCGCAAAAATGCTTGCTGAAATAAGAAGACGATTTAATTGGACCAGCTTATTAAGTTATCAATTACTTTTAATTGGTTTAATTTTATTATCTAGTTATGCAATTTATATTGGCCGATTTTCACGTCTTCATTCAATTCATTTACTAACACAACCAATCGAGTCTTTACAAATAATGTTCAGTGTTTTCCACTGGCCATTTTGGAATTTTGTATTTTATTTCTCGATTATCCAGTATGTCATTTACACGCTATTTAGTAGGTTTTCTAGCTCACTCAAAAACTAAAAACGTTTGTATTTTAGAAAAAATTACTTTTCTTAAATACAAACGTTTTTTTAATCGATATGGAGTTTACTTCGCTCCGCAGAAAACCCTTGAGGATAGCGTCTCTTTAATTTTTCAATATTTGATTCCGCAACTGTTTCCATGCTGATGTCCGCCCATTTAGCAATCTGTGATAAATACCAAAGAACATCCCCGAGCTCTTTTGTTAAAGCATCTTTGTCTAAATCGTGTCCATGAAAAGCATATTTTTTAATCAAATCAGCGACTTCACCAGCCTCACCCGCAATTCCAAGTCCGTAATTCGTTAATGCCTGTTCGTGTGTCGCAGCAGTTCTGTTCGCTAAAATTTGATACTCTTTAAAATCCATATGTTTTCCTCCTTGCTTCTCTCACTTTCTTACTATACCAGATAATTTTTTTCCATTGCAGTCTTGACTATTTAAGATTTATGCGAACTGGTGCTCTATCAATGCCTTTCATCTTTAAAATTTTTTTACCTTTACAGTCTTATTTTTTTCGACTAATTCCTTTATAATAGAGATAAGATTTCTGAAAGGAGTTTTCAAATGAAATTAGCTGGCTTAGTTT comes from the Listeria welshimeri serovar 6b str. SLCC5334 genome and includes:
- a CDS encoding ABC transporter permease — translated: MSKFWVITKQVYKRRVKTKSFLISLLFPVLIAALIAGIPKMVDYFDSSSDITKIAILSDNPVFVKALTADKKHFQVDTNIKDKKAAQSALEKAKIDGFVTITEKNDTVSAIYTTQETAGQNVMTRLTEDLTATKIAEKSADYKITNAELQSITSPVSVTNDLESNNQLTNHEKDVMSAAVVILTLVIFIFVMSYANIVASEIATEKGTRIMEVILSSVSATTHLFAKLTAIIFMLLTQIGFYILCGAVVLVAGRNTEMVQNILDQIAVFKAYYLVLNLLFVILGLLLYILLAAMIGSMVPNVETVAQFIYPMTILAIIGYWGSIAAANAPDNLLVIIGSYIPTFSPMMMLARMDLLSVSTIGIFSSLAILLLSVIGAFFLTVRLYQGNVLLYSNEGLWKTWKTSLSYAKRK
- a CDS encoding GNAT family N-acetyltransferase; the encoded protein is MQIRLSKREDAASMIELEHLVWTPGTTPGEIHFNNEAEFLLKNPPGSKIVVVEADKVIGILGYKSPIPLPSNKHVVEIDIAVHSNFQRAGIGQILMDKMKEIAQEKGFIKISLRVLSINKKAIRFYEKNGFKQEGLLKKEFIMQGEFVDDILMAYFL
- a CDS encoding GntR family transcriptional regulator, giving the protein MEKSGFVADPIYGEIKNEIMTNTLENGEKVDIEDIMKRFQVSKRVAFSALHCLHKSGILCKNIGENGFSVAVNSEAEHREKSRLKLAFFHLNYAVQKLQEKDAEICATCLRKELVYIKLAVAEQDTNVFINHVKNFYACMIHYTEMPAMEKNIDILSQTLRNMREKLFFRDFTTDIAEALEKLVIHLEAKEFEKCHLVIQKFYDNNISILFS
- a CDS encoding PTS transporter subunit IIC — protein: MKEYFIDRSYKASMGIANAVLVTLGIGLLLQTIGQMTGISFLVTVGAIGKTMLIPGIGVGIAMCLHANTLVTISAAASAVIGGGAVVTLAGGGVGITTGEPVGAILAVIVAVWTGKRVTGKTKFDMILIPGVSLLAGGLSGILFAKIMAPVLASVSLGISSLIGGSPLISSMVIAFVFGLLILSPASSAALAIALQLDPTASAAALIGCSVQFVSFAVLSYRDNNWGAFFAQLICTPKLQTPNIIRKPSLMLVPLLTTLIAGPLGVMVFHIQAANEVAGLGLCAFVAPLYLIANYGFSTLAAFILVAVVLPGVIALIVRPILIKKERLRKGDLMIELQ
- a CDS encoding LysR family transcriptional regulator translates to MDEALRTYIRVVELQSFTKAAQELHISQPAVSLQLKKLEETYDTELIYRQAKKFILTDTGEMLYHRAKQLEGLYKQVEEEISLYHHHLKGRLRIGASFTIGEYYLPTLIAKFHALYPDITIEIIIENTAKIADKVEMLQVDIGLIEGQMNKKEMEISAFSDDEMCIVGRANGSLTEIKQGATWIAREEGSGTREYLDHVLSTNGWNVVERVVAWSNMAVKQMVLEGMGYTIISRCVVKHEIAEGKLRTFNEAGSLMRKFSLLQNKQKLENRIAETFLTFLKENQ
- a CDS encoding YeiH family protein, whose translation is MNQILFKTKTFWYGIALTFCIATLSYFLAKLPFLMILGQLVTAILIGIIIRALFPVPDKWFTGIQFSNKVILRAGIILLGFRLNLVDIYHAGWRVFLIAALCLSFGIAVVYFLAKLFGVDKKLAILVACGTGICGAAAVVAISPQVKANNNQTAVAATIIALLGTIFTVVYTLIYPILPLGPNGYGIFSGATLHEIAHVIAAADPGGTAAVDMAVIVKLTRVALLVPVCFVVAKMVNVGTKNRFSWAELPVPWFIFGFLATSAINSFGIIPTSITDFLVICAYFLIAMSMGGLGLNVHLPSFGKMGGKPFAAAFIGSILLSLFGLALVLLFHLAG
- a CDS encoding DUF1361 domain-containing protein encodes the protein MTKAIWTCRVFLLGYFLVLHFTADTYTFLILNVGLAYIPFEIAVFLTKKPRVWWIFWPLGIVWLVFFPNAPYLLTDLLHLQRLEIYGAEGILSTAPWLWRHFTYIIVGVFFGLFIGFWSFAKMLAEIRRRFNWTSLLSYQLLLIGLILLSSYAIYIGRFSRLHSIHLLTQPIESLQIMFSVFHWPFWNFVFYFSIIQYVIYTLFSRFSSSLKN
- a CDS encoding nucleoside triphosphate pyrophosphohydrolase family protein, producing the protein MDFKEYQILANRTAATHEQALTNYGLGIAGEAGEVADLIKKYAFHGHDLDKDALTKELGDVLWYLSQIAKWADISMETVAESNIEKLKRRYPQGFSAERSKLHID